The nucleotide sequence ACATACCGTTTCTGCCCATCGAGTTCTTCAAAACCCAGGAAGTCCGCACCGAGCCGGCCGGGTGGGAGCCGCAGGAAACGTTTCTAAGCAGCGGCACCACCCTGCAGCAGCGCAGCCGCCACCTCCTGCGCGCCCCGCACCTCTACCGCCAGAACGCTGCGCACATCTTCCGGCAGTTCTACGGCCCCCTCACCGAGTGGACGTTTCTGGCTTTGCTGCCCTCGTACCTGGAGCAGGGGCACTCGTCGCTGGTGGCCATGGTGGAGTATTTTGCCCGGGAGTCGGGGCAGGGGCAGGACGCGTTTTTCCTGCACGACCACGCCGCGCTGCTGCAGGCTCTGGCCGAGGCTAAAGCGGCCGGCCGCCGGGTGCTGCTGTTTGGCGTGAGCTACGCGCTGCTGGATCTGGCCGCCAAATATGGGGCCGCGCCGGAGTTGCAGCACATCACGGTGCTGGAAACCGGCGGCATGAAGGGCCGCCGCCGAGAGATGATTCGGGAAGAGCTGCACGCTGAGCTGCAGCAGGCTTTCGGACCGGCCGGCATCCACTCCGAGTACGGCATGACGGAAATGCTGAGCCAGGCCTATAGCTTCGGCGACGGCCGTTTCCACGCGCCCCCTCAGCTGCACATCCTGCTCCGCGACCCCGCCGACCCGTTCTCCGTCAGCGCCACCCGTCCCGACGGCGCCCTCAACGTCATCGACCTGGCCAACATCGACAGCTGCGCCTTCATCGAAACCAAGGACCTGGCCCGCATGCACCCCGATGGCTCGTTTGAAGTGCTGGGCCGGATGGATAACTCCGACGTGCGCGGCTGCAATCAGATGGCCGGCAGCTAAATTGTCATTCCGAGCAAATCGAGGAATCTGGGTGAGTTGATCTTTGGCCGGCAGCCCGATGTAGAGACGCAATATTTTGCGTCTTGTCGTTGAACGACTGGAACTGTGCCGGTTGAACAACATCAGCAACGGCGAGACGCAAAATATTGCGTCTCGCTCTACTCAGGTTCCTTACTCCATTCGGAATGACAATTCACTTCTTCACAACGGTAATCGTGCCGTCGTGCTCCAGGCGGACCACTTTGGTTGTGGACAGGTCGTCGGTGTTGGCAGTGGCGCGCACGCCGGCCCGGAGCTCCTGCTCGCTCACGCTGGCCCGGGCTAGTTCCTGCTGATGAATGGTGACGCCTTCCGCCAGGATGGAGTCGGAGCCCTTCACCAGCTTGCGCAGCAGCGGCGAAAAATACACCGCATACGCCAGGGCCCGGTGGACTGCCACCAGCGCCGCCGCCGCCGTGAACGTGACGCCCATCGGCGCATCGGCAATAATAACGCGGCTGAGCAACGCCCCAAACATAAACTTCACCACCATATCGAGGGCGCTGTTGCCACCGAAGGTGCGCCGACCTGACAGCCGCAGCAGCACCAGGGCCACCAGAAACACCAGCACGGCCCGCGCGCATGTCTGCCCGATGGTGATGGTATCGGCCGTTGCCTGTATACCCAGTAGGTTATCGAAAAACTCCTGCATGGCTTGAATCGGGCAAAATAGGAAGGCGGACAGCAACGCGGGCCAGCCACCGGAACTGTACCCGGCAACTGGCCCGCGTTGTATATACTTGGAATGAAAACCGCAGCCGCTAGCAAATGGTTAGCGGCCGCTGGTAGCTATTTGCCGGCAAATGCTTTAGCGTCGGCGGCAGATATGGTGTCGTCGCTCATAATCACGAGGCGCTCCACCACGTTGCGCAGCTCCCGGATATTGCCGCGCCAGTCGAGGCCTTTGAGGTAGTCGAGGGCGGCGGCGTCGATTTTCTTGGGCTTGTTGCCGTAGTCGGCGGCAATGTCCTTGAGGAACTTCTCAATCAGCTCCGGGACGTCGTCGCGGCGGTCGTTGAGGGCCGGCACCTGAATCAGGATGACCGAGAGGCGGTGGTAGAGGTCTTCGCGGAAGTTGCGGTCGGCAATTTCCTGCAGCAGGTTTTTGTTGGTGGCGGCCAGCACGCGCACGTTCACGCTGATTTCCTTTTCGCCGCCTACCCGCGTAATCTTGTTTTCCTGCAGCGCCCGCAGCACCTTGGCCTGGGCCGAAAGGCTCATGTCGCCGATTTCGTCCAGAAACAGCGTGCCACCGTCAGCCTGCTCGAACTTGCCGATGCGCTGCTTCACGGCCGACGTGAACGAGCCTTTCTCGTGCCCGAACAGCTCCGACTCAATCAGCTCCGACGGAATGGCGGCGCAGTTCACCTCAATCAGCGGGCCGCCGGCGCGGTTGCTGAGCTCGTGCAACTGGCGTGCTACCATCTCCTTGCCGGCGCCGTTGGGACCCGTAATCAGCACCCGGGCATCGGTAGGGGCTACCTTCTCGATGGCCTTGCGCACGGCCCCTAGCTCCGCCGAGGAGCCAATCATCTCCGAGCTTTTGGCGACTTTCTTTTTGAGCGTCTTGGTTTCGGCCACCAGCTTGGTGCGGTCCAGGGCGTTGCGCACCGTCACGAGCAGGCGGTTCAGGTCTGGTGGCTTCTGCAGGAAATCGTAGGCGCCTTTCTTGGTGGCATCCACGGCCATTTCCACGTTGCCGTGGGCCGATACCATGATAAAAGCTGCGTCGGGCGCCACAATGCGGGCCCGCTCCAGCACCTCAATGCCGTCCATTTTGGGCATTTTGATGTCGCAGAGCACCACGTCGTATTTGTCGCGGATGAGCATGTCGAGGCCGGTGGGGCCGTCCTCGGCCTGGTCGACCTGGTAGCTTTCGTACTCCAGAATTTCCTTGAGCGTGTGGCGGATGGCCTTTTCGTCGTCGATTATAAGAATGCGGGGCATAAGCAAAGGAAGTTGGGCAGCGAAAGTAACGAAAACAAGGGCGCAAACGATGCCTTTTCTATCATGCTGCGCCATCTGTCATCCTGAGCTTGCGAAGGACCTTATCACGTTTGGATTACTTCCGAACGATGTCGTTCAGACGTGACAAGGTCCTTCGCAAGCTCAGGATGACAGATGGCGCAGAATGACAAAACGCCAAAACGGCCGCCGCACCCGAAGCTGCGGCGGCCGAAAGCCGTGGTGATGAGTCTGTAAGCCGGGTTTTGTACGCTGCCCCGAAAGGCCGCGCCTCCACCATTTATCTAGGCCAGTCCTCGCGGAAAGGCTCCATCAACCTACCCGCTGGCCCCGGACGAGCCGCCCGGTACGTCCGCGCAGGACGCGTGCCAGCTTATTTGGTCTTTCAACCCCTGAGGTTTACCCAGCCGGACTGGTCACCCAGCCGCTGGTGCGCTCTTACCGCACCTTTTCACCCTTACCGGCTGCCCGAGGGCAACGTAGGCGGTATTTTCTGTGGCACTGGCTGTCCCGGGTTGCGTTACACTTCCCGGTCCTTCCCGTTAGGAAGCAGGGTGCTCTGTGTTGCCCGGACTTTCCTCGTCGCCTTGCGGCGCCGCGGTGGAGCGACTCATCACTGAGGGCAAAGGTAAGGATTTACCCTGCACGCCGCGCCTCAATCAATTCATAGCCGTCGTCAATGAGCAGGCCGCCGCCGGTGGCGCTGCGCACGGCGAGTTGGTCGCACCGCTCGTTTTCGGGGTGGCCGTTGTGGCCGCGCACCCATTTGAAGTGCACGGTGCGCTGGCGGTACACCTTTACGAAGCGCCGCCAAAGGTCTTCGTTGGCTTTTTTGCCGAAATCGGGCTTGTTGAGCCAGCCGAATACCCATTTCTTTTCCACCGAATCCACCACGTACTTGGAGTCCGTCACGACGGTGATGGGCAGCTCGGGGCGGTTGATGGCCTCCAGGCCCACGATGATGGCCAGCAACTCCATGCGGTTGTTGGTGGTGAGGCGGAAGCCCTGGGTCAGCTCTTTCTCGTGCTGGCCGAAGCGCAGAATGGCGCCGTAGCCGCCCGGCCCCGGGTTGCCGCGCGAGGAGCCGTCGGTAAACAGGTAAATCATGCGTTACTGGTTGAATGGCTGAATTAATAGATGGCTGATTGTTCTGTAGATCTTTCCTGAACGACCAACAATTAGACAATTCAGCCATTTAGCCATCTTTAGAAGTTACTTTTAAACAGCTTGATGGCAATGGCCAGCAGAATCACGCCGAACACGCGGCGCAGGATGTCTTCGCCGGCCTTGCCGAGCTTGCGCTCAATCCAGGCGGAGCTTTTGAGCACGCCGTACACAAACACCAGATTCAATACAATGCCGGCCAGCACGTTGGGCAGCTGGTAGGCAGCCCGCAAGGAAAGAAGCGTGGTCATGGTGCCGGCGCCCACGATAAGCGGAAACGCCAGCGGCACAATGGAGCCCGAGGCCGCCAGCGGATTGTGCCGGAACAGCTCGATGCCCAGAATCATCTCCATGCCAATGAGGAAGATGATGATGGCGCCCGCCAGCGCGAAGCTCTGGAAATCAACCCCGAACAAGCTCAGGATGCTCTGCCCCAGAAACAGGAACACCACCATCAGCACGCCCGCCACCAGGGTGGCTTTCTCGGAGTGAATCTGGCCTTCGCGCTGCCGAATCTGGATGATAATCGGGATGGAACCCAGAATATCAATCACGGCAAACAGCGTGAGCGTGACGGAGAAGATTTCTTTGAGACTGAACATAGAGGATGGGTGAAATGGTGGATTGGCGGATGGGGATAGACGATGCAGACACTCCACTCATCCATCAACCCACCAACCCGCCATTAGGCAAACTCGCGGGCGAAGAACTGCACCAGCTGCTCGAAGGCCGCGTCGGGGATGGCCGGGAAGTTGGCGATGCGCAGGCTGTTGCTTTTCCAAGTGCCGTAGCCGTTGCCGAGCTGCAGGCCCTGGGTGAGGGCGCGCCGCTTCACCTCGTCGATGAGGGCGGGCGGGCCCTGCAGGCCAATGACGGTGGTGGAGCGGGTTTCGGGGTTCGTGACCAGGGGCGTGAGCTGGGTGGCCTGCTCGAAGTAGTCGTAGAGCTTGGTGGCGCGCTCCTGCAGGTGCTGGTGCACGGCTTTCAGCGCCGGCCGGTCGTGCAGGACGCGGCTGAGCAGGTAGATACCCAGTACGTTGGGCGTGTAAGTGGTCTGCCAGTTCAGCATCTTCTCGTACTGCGACGTGAGCGAGTTGTAGTGGGCCCGCTCGTTCTGGTCGCGCAGCCGCGCCACGGCCCGCGGCGACAGAATCATCACCGACAAGCCTGCCGGCAGCCCGAAGCACTTCTGCACCGACGCAAACCAGATATCGGCCTTGATGAACTTGAGCTGCACGCCCGCCATCGACGAGGTGGCATCGACGGCCAGCAGCGCCTGCCCGAGGCGGTTGTAGAGGTTCAGGATGAAGCCGTCGCGCAGCTGGGTGGCGTTGCTGGTTTCGTTTTGGGTGATGCAGACCAAGTCGGTTTCGGAGTCGGGTAGGGGCAGGGCTGCCACGTCGGGCACCTCATCAATACCAAACGGGTAGCCGACGCAGGCCGGGCGCAGGGCCTTGGCGTACTCGTACCATTTCTCGCCGAAGGCCCCGCTGTAGAGGTGAAAGCTTTTGCGCGGCGTGAGACTCTGCGTCAGCACTTCCCAGCACTCCGTGGCCGAGCCCATGAAGAACACGGTGTAGTCCTGAGGCACGTTGAGCTTGTTTTTTAGCTCCTGCACGGTCTGGCGCATGAGGCCCGTGAACCGCTCGCCGCGGTGCGGGGCCGAGAGCCAGCCCTCGTCGAAAGCGTCCTGAAGATACTGGCGTACCTGGGGGTACACCTGCGAAGGGCCGGGATTGAATGTATACATAGGTGTAGTGAGGCTAGAGGAGAAGTGCAAAGGTAGTGATGAGGGGATGGGGTGATGAGGGACAGAAGTGACGAGGTGAAGGGTAACAGGTTAGAACGTCATGCAGAGGCGCAGCCGAAGCATCTCGCGTGCTGATGGTGCAGTGTTGCTCAGACGTCAGCACGCGAGATTCCTCGCGCTGCTCGGAATGACGTTCTAACCTGTCACCATTCACCTCATCACCATTCACCCCATCACCTCATCGGTCAAAAATCACACCTTAAACCCCATGCGCTTGGGGCGCTGGCTTTCGAAATACTGCACGGCCATGCGGTAGCTTTCCAGCTTGAAGCCGCTGATGCTGCCGATGCAGTGCTTGCCCAGCAGACTGCGCTGCCGGAATTCCTCGCGGGCGTGCAGGTTGCTCAGGTGCACTTCCACCACGGGCGTATTGATGGCGGCCACGGCGTCGGCGAGGGCCACGCTGGTGTGGGTGTAGCCGCCGGCATTGAGCACGATGCCGTGGTAGGTGTAGCCCACTTCGTGCAGCTTGTCGAGCAGCTCGCCCTCGTGGTTGCTCTGGAAATACTCCAGCTGTACTTCCGGAAAGGCGGCGCGCAGCTCGGGCAGGTAGTCTTCGAAGGAGCGGGTGCCGTAGATGCCCGGCTCGCGGCGGCCGAGCAGGTTGAGGTTGGGGCCGTTGAGAATGAGA is from Hymenobacter yonginensis and encodes:
- a CDS encoding acyl transferase, whose protein sequence is MSFRTEYLAELPHLTPETAPAAALRLFRHQAEHCPPYAAYLSALGRDMRQVSRLEDIPFLPIEFFKTQEVRTEPAGWEPQETFLSSGTTLQQRSRHLLRAPHLYRQNAAHIFRQFYGPLTEWTFLALLPSYLEQGHSSLVAMVEYFARESGQGQDAFFLHDHAALLQALAEAKAAGRRVLLFGVSYALLDLAAKYGAAPELQHITVLETGGMKGRRREMIREELHAELQQAFGPAGIHSEYGMTEMLSQAYSFGDGRFHAPPQLHILLRDPADPFSVSATRPDGALNVIDLANIDSCAFIETKDLARMHPDGSFEVLGRMDNSDVRGCNQMAGS
- a CDS encoding YetF domain-containing protein, with translation MQEFFDNLLGIQATADTITIGQTCARAVLVFLVALVLLRLSGRRTFGGNSALDMVVKFMFGALLSRVIIADAPMGVTFTAAAALVAVHRALAYAVYFSPLLRKLVKGSDSILAEGVTIHQQELARASVSEQELRAGVRATANTDDLSTTKVVRLEHDGTITVVKK
- a CDS encoding sigma-54-dependent transcriptional regulator, with protein sequence MPRILIIDDEKAIRHTLKEILEYESYQVDQAEDGPTGLDMLIRDKYDVVLCDIKMPKMDGIEVLERARIVAPDAAFIMVSAHGNVEMAVDATKKGAYDFLQKPPDLNRLLVTVRNALDRTKLVAETKTLKKKVAKSSEMIGSSAELGAVRKAIEKVAPTDARVLITGPNGAGKEMVARQLHELSNRAGGPLIEVNCAAIPSELIESELFGHEKGSFTSAVKQRIGKFEQADGGTLFLDEIGDMSLSAQAKVLRALQENKITRVGGEKEISVNVRVLAATNKNLLQEIADRNFREDLYHRLSVILIQVPALNDRRDDVPELIEKFLKDIAADYGNKPKKIDAAALDYLKGLDWRGNIRELRNVVERLVIMSDDTISAADAKAFAGK
- the rnhA gene encoding ribonuclease HI, with the protein product MIYLFTDGSSRGNPGPGGYGAILRFGQHEKELTQGFRLTTNNRMELLAIIVGLEAINRPELPITVVTDSKYVVDSVEKKWVFGWLNKPDFGKKANEDLWRRFVKVYRQRTVHFKWVRGHNGHPENERCDQLAVRSATGGGLLIDDGYELIEARRAG
- a CDS encoding MarC family protein, producing the protein MFSLKEIFSVTLTLFAVIDILGSIPIIIQIRQREGQIHSEKATLVAGVLMVVFLFLGQSILSLFGVDFQSFALAGAIIIFLIGMEMILGIELFRHNPLAASGSIVPLAFPLIVGAGTMTTLLSLRAAYQLPNVLAGIVLNLVFVYGVLKSSAWIERKLGKAGEDILRRVFGVILLAIAIKLFKSNF
- a CDS encoding aminotransferase class V-fold PLP-dependent enzyme; this translates as MYTFNPGPSQVYPQVRQYLQDAFDEGWLSAPHRGERFTGLMRQTVQELKNKLNVPQDYTVFFMGSATECWEVLTQSLTPRKSFHLYSGAFGEKWYEYAKALRPACVGYPFGIDEVPDVAALPLPDSETDLVCITQNETSNATQLRDGFILNLYNRLGQALLAVDATSSMAGVQLKFIKADIWFASVQKCFGLPAGLSVMILSPRAVARLRDQNERAHYNSLTSQYEKMLNWQTTYTPNVLGIYLLSRVLHDRPALKAVHQHLQERATKLYDYFEQATQLTPLVTNPETRSTTVIGLQGPPALIDEVKRRALTQGLQLGNGYGTWKSNSLRIANFPAIPDAAFEQLVQFFAREFA
- the aroQ gene encoding type II 3-dehydroquinate dehydratase — its product is MQLLILNGPNLNLLGRREPGIYGTRSFEDYLPELRAAFPEVQLEYFQSNHEGELLDKLHEVGYTYHGIVLNAGGYTHTSVALADAVAAINTPVVEVHLSNLHAREEFRQRSLLGKHCIGSISGFKLESYRMAVQYFESQRPKRMGFKV